The Vicinamibacteria bacterium genome segment GCGCGGTGCGCGCTCCCTTGTTGCCCCTCCCCCCCCCTGCCCGCGAAGAGCTAAAAGGTCTTTTGGCGCGGGCGGAAGCGGCGTGCCCGCGCTGAGGTGACGGGCCGGGGATGAAGCGGCTGGCCGTGGTTGCGGGCAGCCTGGCCGGTTCTCTCCTCGCCTGTTACGCCGCCTTTCTCCTGGGGAGTTGGGGCTTCGACGCCCGCCGCTTCGCCCAGCACCAGGGTCGCCTGCAGCGCCTCCTGGCCCAGGCCCCCCGGCTCGATCAGGTGGTCCAGGGGCTGGAGACCGAGGGCAGCCCCCTGCTCGCCGCGCCCAAGGATGGGAGAGAGCTTAGCCAGGTAGCCTTGGAGCGGGGAGGTCCCAAGCGCCAGGAGATCCTGGAGAAGGGGCGGCAGTGGCCCCAGACGCGGGTCTTCGCCGCGGCCGACATGGTCTACTTCCTCTACTTCGATGGGGAGGGGGTGATGCGCGACTTCACCTGCGTCAGCCGGTGAACGGTCCCTTCGCGTCCTCCGCGGTGGCCCGCGGGACGAGCACGCGGAGCGCGCGTGGGAGCAGCCCTACTTCCAGACGAGCGGCCTCCGGCTCCGGCTCGCCGTCGCGGTGGTGCTCGATGGGCGCGGCCGCGGTCAGGAGCGCGGAGGCGCACGTCACCCGCCGGTAGCGCGAAAAGCCCTCGATGGTCCCCAGGAATAGCCGCGGGGTGTTGAGGACGAGCTCCAGGGGAGAGGCCTCCTCCACCAGCACCACCTCCAGGCGGCCATCGTCGAGCCGTGCGCGCGGCGCGATCACCGCGCCCGCTCCATATTGGGCTCCGTTCGCGAACGCCACGACCAGGATCCGCGCCTCGATCCTCTCCCCGCCCGCTTCCAGGGTCACGTGCGCGGCCGGGTAGGAGAAGGCACCGGCCAGACCCAGCCGCAGGTAGGTCATGATGCCCCGCCGACCCCCGTCCTTCCCGTTGTGGTGAAAGGCTTTCCCCACCGCGGCGTCGAAGCCGGCCCCCGCCACATTGAGGAAGGGCTCGCCGTTGACGAGGCCGACGTCCATCCTGCGGGGCACCCCCGTCTCCAAGGCGCTCAAGGCCGCTCCCGGTTGGAGGGGAATGCCCAGGGACCGGGCCAGGCCATTCCCCGAGCCCACGGGGACCACGCCCAGCATCGTCTCCGACCCGATCATTCCTTGGGCCGCCTCGTTCACGGTGCCGTCTCCCCCCGCCACCAGGAGGAGGTCGGTCCCCTCCGCCACCGCCTCGCGGGCCAACTCCCGGGCGTTCCGCGGGCCCTCGGTCAGGCGGACGGTGAGATCGGGCCAGGAGGGCCGGCCCCGCCGGAGCGTCTCCAGGGCGCGTCCGGCGTCCACGCCCGCCCGCGGGTTCAGGATGGCGCGCACCCTCACCCGGCCTCCTCGTAGACGCGCAACGTCGCCTCCACCATGCGGTCGGCGGTGAACCGCTCGAGGAACCGGAGCCGTCCCGCCGCCCCCAAGGCGCGCTGGCATTCGCGATCGGTCAGGACTTCGACCAGAGCGGCGGCGAGGGCATCCGGGTCACGCACCGGCACCACCCGTCCCGTCCGGCCATCCTCCACCGCCTCCGGGATCCCCCCCGCGGCGGTGGCTACCACGGGCAGGCCGAAGGCCATGGCGTCGAGGAGGCTGGTGCCGAGTCCTTCCAAGTGCGAGGAGAGGCAGAAGACGGTGAAGGCGGGCAGGAGGCGGTCCAGGTCGGTGCGGAAGCCGGTGAAGAGGCAGTGGTCGCCGAGACCCCGCTGGCGGGCCAGGGCCTCAAGGTGATCCCGTCGCTCCCCGTCTCCCACGATCACGAACCACACCTCGGGGATCCGGGCTCGGACGCGCGCCGCGGCCTCGATCAGGGAGACGTGGTCCTTGTGGTCGGTCAGGGCGGCCACGTTGCCCACGACGGGAGCGCCCTCTGGAATCCCGAGCGCCGCCCGACCGCCCGCCTGCGGCGGCCGGTCGGGGACCCCTTCATAGACAAGGCTCAGGCGGTCGGGGGAAAGACCATGCTTCTCCAGGACGGAGGCGATGGCGCGGCTGACCACGATGACGCGCCGGCAAGCGGCGTACTTCCGGCGGGAGAGATATCCAGGAAGGCAGAAGTCCACACGGCGGGTGGCGATGAGGCGGCTCCCCCCCGCCAGGGTGGCGGCCAGAAGGCCGCTCGACACCGCGTGGGGGTCGTGAAGCTGGGCCACCTCCGCCCCCGTTCGCCTCAGGATCCGAGCCAGGCCGACGATGGCGGGAGGCCAGAGGTCGCCCTTGAAGGGCAGGGCGCACACCTCGAGCCCGGCGGCCCGGGCCCTCGACTCCAAGAGCCCGCCCGCGCGGCAGGCCAGGATCACCGTGTGACCGCGGGCGGCCATCCCGGAGGCGGTGAGCAGGACTTGGTTCTGTCCCCCTCGCCAGCCGGATGCGGTGTCGACATGGAGGATTCTCATGCGGGAGGTCGTCCCCGCCCATCTCCCCGAGCCAGCTCCTGGAGCTTGGCCAGCTTCACGTAGGTGTAGTAAGCGTTCAAGGTGGACACGGTGATGCCTGCAGACCCCAGGATGAACCCGTGCTTCCAGACATAGTTACGGAGGAAGGCCCAAGCGCAGGAGCCGACCATCTCCAGGACCCCCGTCCGGCGCCCCGCCGCGAACGCCTGCGCCGCCCACAGCTCGGTGTAACGGTCGATCTTGCGCAGGTGGTGGCTTATGTCCTCGTAGGGATAGTGCGCCAGGTCGGAGCGGAGACGACCCACGGGGCCCCGGACGCTGACCGACTCGTGGACGAGGGTCCCCTCCCAACGACCGCGGGTTCGGTCGAAAAGGCGGATCTGGGGATCGGGGTACCAGTCGGTGGCGCGGATCCACCGGCCTAGGTAGAAAGCGGCGCGGGGGATGCGGTAGCCCGCGCGGTCGAAGCTGCGGGCGCGCAGGGCCTGGATCTCTTCCCGCAGGGAGGGGGTCACCCGCTCGTCGGCGTCCAAAGCCAGGACCCAGTCGTGGCGGGCCGCCTCCACGGCCACGTTGCGCTGGGCGACGAAGCCGGGCCAGGGCGAGTTCACGAGGACCCGAGCCCCCGCCGACTTCGCGATCTCGCGGGTGCGATCCGTGGACCCGGAGTCCACCACCACCACCTCGTCGCAGAAGCCGACGCTCTCCAGCGCGGCGGGCAGCCGGGCTTCCTCGTCCTGCGTGATAACGACCGCGGAAAGAGGCGTCCACTCGGTCACCTGGGCAGTATAGCCGCTTGATCGCGGCATCCGACGCGGCTAGAGTGCCTGGCCAGAAACGCCCGCCGCGAAGGCGCCCAAACTCGGGATCCGCCGGGCCGAGGACACCCATGAGTGCCGAGCTGCTCCGCATCTTCCAGGAGCGGGGAGCCCTCCAAGAGGGTCACTTCCTTCTCTCCTCCGGCCTCCATTCCTCCCGCTACCTGCAGTGCGCGCTCCTCCTCATGGACCCCCGGCTGGCCACGTGGCTCGGCCAGGAGCTCGCGGGCCGCCTGCGGCCACTCCTTGGGGGGGCCTCGCCCGGTGCGGTGGTGGCCCCTGCCCTGGGCGGGATCCTGGTGGCCCACGAGGTGGCGCGCGGGCTCGGCGTGCGCGGCCTCTTCATGGAGCGCGAAGGGGGGCGGATGACTCTGCGGCGCGGCTTCACGCTCGGGGAGGACGAAGCGGTGGTGGTGGTGGAAGACGTGATCACGACCGGCGGCTCCACGCGCGAGGTCATGGATGCGGTCCGCGAGCAGGGGGCGCGGGTAGTGGCGGCGGGAAGCCTGGTCGACCGCAGCGGCGGCGCCGCGGACCTGGGGGTGCCGCGGGCAAGCTTGCTGACCCTGGAGGCGCCGACTTATCCCCCCGAGACCTGTCCGCTCTGCGCCGCGGGAGGAAGACCGGAGAAGCCCGGCTCGCGGCGCTGAAGCCGCGTCCGACCGGTGGCCATGCCCCTCTACCGGATCACCCTCGCCTACGACGGCACCGATTTCGAGGGCTGGCAGCTGCAGGCTCGGGGGGGCACCGTCCGCACCGTGCAGGGGGTCCTCGAGCACGCCCTGGCCCAGTTGGCGGGGGGGGGCCGGGTAGCGGTGGTGGCCGCCGGTCGCACCGACACCGGCGTCCATGCCCTGGGCCAGGTCGCATCCTTCGAGCTTCCCCGCGGGATGGCCTCCCCCGACCTCCTGCGCGCGCTCAACGGTCTCCTCCCCCCCGACGTCCGGGTGCTCGAAGCGGCCCCCGCCCCCGAAGGTTTCCACGCCCGGAGGAGCGCCCGCTCCAAGCAGTATCGCTACGTGCTCGACACCGGCCCCGTGCAGCTCCCCACCCGCCGGCGCTTCGCCGGCCACGTCCCCTTCCACCTCGACCGGGCCCCCGTGGAGGCGGCGGCCGCGCTCTACCTCGGGGAGCGCGACTTCGCCTCCCTCGCCTCCGCCGGGGGATCGGTGCGGACGACCGTCCGCACCGTGACCCGCTCCGAGGCGGGCTGGGAGGAGGGCACCCTCACGTACGTGGTCGAGGCGGACGGCTTTCTGCGCCGCATGGTGCGCGGCCTGGTCGGGGGCCTAGTGGCGGTGGGTCGCGGGGCCGCCTCCGTGGACGACCTGGCGCGGGCTCTCCTCGCTTGCGACCGGCGGGCCTGGCCGGCCCCCGCTCCCGCCTGCGGCCTCACCCTGGTCCGGGTGGAATATCCGGAGCCCGGGGGCGGGGTGCTAAGATAGGGGCCCCAACGGGTCTACAGCCAAATGTCCCTGGTGGATCTCCTGGACGTGGTTCCTTCTGGCTCCGAGGAGCGGGCGCTCCTCCGGTCAATCGACTTCGCCCGCCTGCCCCGGCATGTGGCCATCATCATGGATGGCAATGGCCGCTGGGCGAAGCTCCGTCGGAAACGACGAGTGGAGGGGCACCGGGCGGGAATCGCCTCCGTGCGGGACGTGGTCGAGACCTCGGCCCGCCTCGGACTCCAGGTCCTCACCCTCTACGCGTTCTCGGTGGAGAACTGGAAGCGTCCCAAGACCGAGGTCTCCACCCTCATGGGGCTCCTCAAGCGCTACCTGAGGATGGAGCTGAACACCCTGCTGCGGAACAACATTCGTTTTCAAGTCATCGGGCGAATGGAGGACCTCCCTACGGACGTGCAGGAGGAGTTGAAACGGGGGATTGAGGAGACGCGGGAGCGGACCGGTCTCCTCTTCAACATCGCGCTCAACTACGGGGGCCGGGCCGAGATCACGGACGCGGTGCAGCGGCTGCTGGTGGACGTCCTCGCCAACGGGCGCGACCCCCGGCGCATCGACGAAGCCATGCTTTCTTCCTACCTTTACACCGCCGGCCAACCCGACCCCGACCTCCTGATTCGCACGAGCGGGGAGATGCGCATCTCGAATTTTCTCCTTTGGCAGATCGCCTACGCAGAGATATGGGTCACGGACGTGCTCTGGCCCGACTTCCGGCGGCGGCACCTCCTCCAAGCCGTCGCCGACTACCAGAAGCGCGAACGGCGGTACGGCGGGATCGTCCCCGCTTGATCCCCGCGCCCGGGGCCGCTGTGGCATGACGGTTTTCGCCGCGAACCTGGTCCGGCGCATCGGGACCGCCCTGCTTGTCCTGCCCCTCCTCTTGGCCGCCTTCCTCCTGGGGCCGCCCCTGCTGGGCGTTTCCATCGTGGCCGCGGCCGTGCTCTTGGGCGCCCTCGAGTTCTTCCGGTTCCTGGAGGGGCGCGGCCTCCCCCCCCTGCGCGGGCCCGGACTGCTCTTGACTGCGGTCTTGTTCCTAGAGGTGGCTCGGCCCGGCGGGGTGGGGGCTCCGCTCTGGCCCCTGGCCGCCCTGCTCCTGCTCGCCTTTGCCCTCCTCCCCGGCCGGGATCTCGCACAGACCGTCCCCGCCGCGGGGGGCACCCTCCTGGGGGCGGTCTATCTGGGCGGGCTTGGCGGCACGATCGCGGCCCTACGGGTCCTGGAGCCTTTGGGGGAGGGGGCCTGGCGGATCGTATTGCTGCTGGTCGTCATCATGGCCTCGGACACCCTGGCCTTCTTCGGGGGGCACGCCATGGGCCGGCACCGGCTGGCTCCCCTCCTCTCGCCCGCCAAGACCGTGGAGGGGGCGGCGGCGGGCCTCCTCGGCGGCGTCCTGGGGGCGCTCGCGGTGCGGGCGCTCGGCCTGCCCCGACTCCCGATCTTCCACGCGGTGGCCCTGGGCTTGGGGGTGTCGGCGATGGGGGTCCTGGGGGACCTGAACGAGAGCTTGCTGAAGCGGTGGGCGGGGGTGAAGGACTCGGGGACGCTCTTCCCCGGCCACGGGGGCATGCTGGATCGGCTGGACAGCTTGCTCTTCGGGGCGCCGGTCCTATACTATTACTTTCTGTACGTTCGCTGAACGGCCCCTACCTGGGGCCGTTTCCGCTTGAGGGCAACTCTCCCATGAAGGGCCTGAGCATTCTCGGAAGCACGGGGTCGGTGGGCACCAACGTGCTCCGGGTCGTGGATGCCTTTCCCGGCCGCTTCCGGGTGGTGGGCCTGGCCGCGGGGAGCAACGTGGAACGGTTGGCCGAGCAGGTAGCGCGCTACCGGCCGCGGGTCGTCTCCGTGGCCAGTGCCAGCGCGAGTGAGGCCCTGGGGCGGCTGGTGGCCCTGGACGGGACCCGGGTCGGGGTGGGGGAGGGGGGAATGGTCGAGGTGGCCACCCATCCCGAAGCCCAAACCGTGGTCGCGTCGGCGGTAGGCGCGGTGGGACTCCTGCCCACGTACCGCGCGCTGGAAGCGGGCAAGGACGTGGCCCTGGCCAACAAGGAGACCCTGGTGATCGCGGGGGAGCTGATGCTGGCCCTGTCCCGGGCCCGGGGGGGCCGGCTCCTGCCCATCGATAGCGAGCACTGCGCGCTCCACCAATGCCTGGAGGGGCGGCGGCCGGAGGAGGTGCGCCGTCTCATTCTGACCGCTTCCGGGGGCCCCTTCCGCGACCGCCCCCGCGAGACCTTCGACCGCATCACCCCCGCGGAGGCCCTGCAACACCCGACCTGGTCCATGGGCCGAAAGATCACCATCGACTCCGCCACCCTCATGAACAAGGGCCTCGAGGTCATCGAAGCTCACTGGCTCTTCGGGGTGCCGGCGGAGCGGGTGGAGGTTCTCATCCACCCCCAGTCCGTCGTGCACTCCCTGGCCGAGTTCGTGGACGGGACGATCCTGGCCCAGCTGGGTGTCACCGACATGCGGCTCCCCATTCAGTACGCTCTGTCCTACCCCGAGCGGTGGGAGGCGGCCATACCCGGCCTCGATTTCACAAAGGCCCGGCGCCTCGACTTCGACCGGCCCGATTGCGATCGCTTCCCTTGCCTGGGCCTCGCCTACAAGGCGCTGGCCGCGGGCGGCTCCGCTTGTGCGGTCCTGAACGCCGCTAACGAAGTGGCGGTGGCGGCCTTTCTCGACGGGCGGATCCCTTTCACCTCCATCCCCGACTCCATCCAGGAGGTTCTGGAAGCCCACCCCCCGGAGCCCGTGAACGACCTTTCCGACGTTCTGGAGGCGGACGCCTGGGCCCGGGATCGAGCGCGCGAGGCCCTGAGCCGGCGCGACGCCGCCCGGGTAATTTCCTAGTCCTCGAGCCCACGCCATGGAAATCCTCAACACCACCCTCGCCTTCGTGCTCGTGCTCGGCATCATCATCTTCGTGCACGAGTTCGGCCACCTCATCACGGCCAAGGCCTTCGGCATGCGGGTCTTCATCTTCTCCTTCGGCTTCGGTCGCCGCCTCCTTGGCTTCAAGTGGGGCGACACCGACTGCCGCCTCTCGCTCGTCCCCCTCGGGGGCTACGTGAAGCTCGAGGGCGAGCCCGAAGACCACCTCAGCGAGGACACTCGGGCGCTCGGCGATGGCCGCGACTTCACGAGTCGGCCCCGTTGGCAGCGCTTCCTCGTCTACTTGGCCGGGCCCACCATGAACGCGGTCCTGACCGTGGGCGTGCTCAGCACTTTCTACATGATCGGGTTCGCGGTGGAGGCCAGCCGCTTCGACCGCCCGATCCTGGGGGCGGTGGAGGCGGGTTCGCCGGCGGCCGCGGCCGGGCTCTTGCCCGGCGACGAGATCCTGGCCATCGACGGTCAACCCCAGGCCACCTGGGAGGAGGCCCAGTATCACATCCTGCTCCGCCCCGAGCGCGCGCTCGTGTTGCGGGTACGGCGGGGCTCCGAGGAGCGCGAGGTGACGGTGCGCTCGACCACGGAGGCGGAGACGAAGGTGGGCAGCATCGGGGCCCATCCCCTCGTACGCATCGGGCAGGTGCTCAAGGGCCAGCCCGCGGAGGGGGCGGGCCTCCGACCGGAGGACGCCATCCTGAAGATCGGAGACAAGCCCATCCGGTCGTTCTCCGAGATCCCGCCCCTGGTGGGCGCCTCCCCGGGCAAGCCCCTAGCCATCGAAATCTGGCGCGAGGGCCAGATCCTGCAGTTCACCATCACGCCCCGGGACGAGGGATCGGGCCCCCGCATCGGCATCGGCCCCAAGACCGTGGTCCGTAAGTTCGGCCCCCTGTCCGCGGTTCGGGAGGCGGTGCGGTGGAGCTGGGAAATGACCCGGCAGACGTTCGACGTCATGGGTCGGCTGGTGACCGCCCAGATCTCGCCCAAGACCATGATGGGTCCGCTGGGGATCGCCAAGGCTTCGGGCGATGCGGCGAGGGGAGGGCCGGGGTCCCTGCTCTTTCTGGTGGCGGTGATCAGCCTTCAGGTCGGAATTCTCAACCTGTTCCCGCTTGCCCCTCTGGACGGCGGCCATTTGGCCATTCTCGCCTCCGAGGGACTCCTGCGGCGGGACTTCAGCGTCACCGTGAAGACCTGGATCATGAACGCGGGCGCGCTCGTGATCTTCTTGCTCATCGGCCTCGTGCTCTACTCGGACCTCAGCAAGACGGCCCTGCTCGGGAGGTTCCTGCCCTAGACGGCGGGCAGCCGTGAGCAGCGCTCACGGCTCCGCCCCTCCCCGCACGCCGCCGCCGCTTCCTGGCCTCCGGCTACTTGCTGCCCCAGACCGGCCTGAAACCGGGCTCGATGGAGAAGGCTTTCGAGAACAGCTCCAGCGCCTTTTGTTTTTCGGGGGCGTTGCGACGGTGCTCGTGGCGCTTGTAAATCGCATAGCCCAGGTAGAAGGCGGCGGCCGCGCTCTGAGGGTCGGACTCCTCGGCTTTGCTGAACTCGGTCTCCGCCTGCGCGAAGTGTTGCTTCCGGAAGGCGGCGAGGCCAGCGTCGATGAAGCCCTGGGTGGGTCCGCTCGCGGGCGCGGGAAGGTCGGCGCTCTTGACCGCAGGCTTGGGTGCGGGCGGGGGTGCTTGCGCGGCGGGAGAGAGCACGGCGGCGAGAACGATCGCGGAAAGTGTCATGGCAGCGCTCCTAATGAGTTCACTCCGTGAGACCGAAACAGCCCCTGCCGTCTGCCCGACGGCCGGCCGCGGGAGCGATTCCGTTCGGGCGACCAACTACCAGTCAAGTACAGCCCGCGCCCCCCGGCGGTGATCCCGCTCACCCCGTGGCATCAGCGCGAGCCGGCCGCGTTTGCCGCCTCCAGGGCGCGCCACTCGTGCAGCCCCCCGCTGCGGGCGGCGGCCAGGAGGCGGTCCGGCGCGGCGGGGTCCACGGCCAAGGCCCACACGCGATCGGAGAGCAGCCCCTCCGTGCTGAAGGCCTGCCAGGTCTCGCCCCCGTCCTCGCTCCGATAGATCCCGCCCCGCGTGAAGTCGCTGGCGTAGGCAGTCCGGCCGTCCGGGTGGAGGGCGAGGCCGGTAATGTCCAGGAGAGGCAGCCCCCCGCCGCGCCGGAGCCAGGTTTGGCCCTGGTCCGGGGAGCGGAGCAGGCCGCGGGGGGTGGTGGCGAAGACCACGTGATCGTTGCCGGGCAGGAAGGCGAGGCCGTGGACATTGGCCTCGCCCACGCTCGCAGAGATCTGGGTCCACGAGGCTCCCCCATCCAGGCTCCGGAAGAACCCCAGAGGGGTGGCGGCCAGGACCACGGTCGGTCGGGGGACGGATGCGGCCACGGCCAGAACCGCCAGGCCCAGGCCGAGACGGTGGCGCTCCCAGTGCTCGCCTTCATCCGTGCTGCGCAGGAGGCCCTGCGACGAGGCGGCCAAAAACGTGCGGTCGGAGAGGGCAACCACCTCGGTCACCCGCGGATGCAGGTCGATCCCGTCCACCGCCACTCTGAGCGGGCGCCAGAGCCCGCAGTGAGACATGGAGAAGTAGAGGCCGTCGTCGGTTCCCGCCAGGACCTCGGTCCCGGCTAGGGCCAGGGCGAGGATCTGGCGTCCTTCCAGCCCACCCCCCAGCTTCGACCACGGTCCGGACGGTCTCGCGGCGGAAAGGACCCCCCCGGCCTGGCGGTCGTCCAAGACCCCGGCCAGGATGCGGCCCTGAGCGGGGTCGAAGATGACCCGCGACACGAACCGGGCGAAGAACCCCTCGTTGGAAGAGGCCCAGGTCGCTCCCCCATCCGGGCTGCGGAGTACGCCCGCTCCGTCCGCGCCCACCAGCAACCCGCCCCCCGGGAGCACCAGTACCGCGTTCACCACCAGCTCTCTTGGGGTCAGCAGACGCCAGGTGGCCATGCCGTCCTCGCTCGCCCACAGCCCTTCCGTGGTGCCCGCGTAGACCACGTCGGGGCGAGCGGGATCCTGGGCGAAGCTGCGCGTCCGCCGCGCGCTGGCCGGGATCCCAGGGACCTTTGCCCAGTGGCCCCCAGCGTCAGGGGAGCGGTAAATCCCGGTGCAAGCCGTGGCATAGACCGTGCTCGGCGAGCGATGGTCGAAGGTCAAGGTCATCACGTCGGAGTCGTTGATCATCCCCAGGTGGATCGGCCTCCAGACCTGGCCCCCGTCCCTGGTCTTCCAGGCCAAGTGCCAGGTCCCGGCATAGATCACCTGGGGGTCGGCCGGGTCCACGGCCAGGGAATTGATGTTCTTGATCTCGGGATCTCCGGCTGCGCTGATGCGTTGCCAGGACGAGCCGCCGTCGCCGGAGCGAAAGACGCCGGTGAGCGTTCCCGCGACCAGCACGCGGGGGTCGGAGGCGGCGACCGCTAAGGCTCGCACCGATTGCCCGCCGATCTCAGGGAGGATCGTGAACGTGCGACCGTCGTCACTGCTGCGGGCTATACCCCCCCCGGGGCCCGTCACCTCCCAGTATCCGACGAGGATGGTGCCAGCGGCGTCCACCACGATCTGGTC includes the following:
- a CDS encoding diacylglycerol kinase family protein; this translates as MRVRAILNPRAGVDAGRALETLRRGRPSWPDLTVRLTEGPRNARELAREAVAEGTDLLLVAGGDGTVNEAAQGMIGSETMLGVVPVGSGNGLARSLGIPLQPGAALSALETGVPRRMDVGLVNGEPFLNVAGAGFDAAVGKAFHHNGKDGGRRGIMTYLRLGLAGAFSYPAAHVTLEAGGERIEARILVVAFANGAQYGAGAVIAPRARLDDGRLEVVLVEEASPLELVLNTPRLFLGTIEGFSRYRRVTCASALLTAAAPIEHHRDGEPEPEAARLEVGLLPRALRVLVPRATAEDAKGPFTG
- a CDS encoding glycosyltransferase, encoding MRILHVDTASGWRGGQNQVLLTASGMAARGHTVILACRAGGLLESRARAAGLEVCALPFKGDLWPPAIVGLARILRRTGAEVAQLHDPHAVSSGLLAATLAGGSRLIATRRVDFCLPGYLSRRKYAACRRVIVVSRAIASVLEKHGLSPDRLSLVYEGVPDRPPQAGGRAALGIPEGAPVVGNVAALTDHKDHVSLIEAAARVRARIPEVWFVIVGDGERRDHLEALARQRGLGDHCLFTGFRTDLDRLLPAFTVFCLSSHLEGLGTSLLDAMAFGLPVVATAAGGIPEAVEDGRTGRVVPVRDPDALAAALVEVLTDRECQRALGAAGRLRFLERFTADRMVEATLRVYEEAG
- a CDS encoding glycosyltransferase family 2 protein; this translates as MPRSSGYTAQVTEWTPLSAVVITQDEEARLPAALESVGFCDEVVVVDSGSTDRTREIAKSAGARVLVNSPWPGFVAQRNVAVEAARHDWVLALDADERVTPSLREEIQALRARSFDRAGYRIPRAAFYLGRWIRATDWYPDPQIRLFDRTRGRWEGTLVHESVSVRGPVGRLRSDLAHYPYEDISHHLRKIDRYTELWAAQAFAAGRRTGVLEMVGSCAWAFLRNYVWKHGFILGSAGITVSTLNAYYTYVKLAKLQELARGDGRGRPPA
- the pyrE gene encoding orotate phosphoribosyltransferase; translation: MSAELLRIFQERGALQEGHFLLSSGLHSSRYLQCALLLMDPRLATWLGQELAGRLRPLLGGASPGAVVAPALGGILVAHEVARGLGVRGLFMEREGGRMTLRRGFTLGEDEAVVVVEDVITTGGSTREVMDAVREQGARVVAAGSLVDRSGGAADLGVPRASLLTLEAPTYPPETCPLCAAGGRPEKPGSRR
- the truA gene encoding tRNA pseudouridine(38-40) synthase TruA, which codes for MPLYRITLAYDGTDFEGWQLQARGGTVRTVQGVLEHALAQLAGGGRVAVVAAGRTDTGVHALGQVASFELPRGMASPDLLRALNGLLPPDVRVLEAAPAPEGFHARRSARSKQYRYVLDTGPVQLPTRRRFAGHVPFHLDRAPVEAAAALYLGERDFASLASAGGSVRTTVRTVTRSEAGWEEGTLTYVVEADGFLRRMVRGLVGGLVAVGRGAASVDDLARALLACDRRAWPAPAPACGLTLVRVEYPEPGGGVLR
- a CDS encoding isoprenyl transferase, with protein sequence MSLVDLLDVVPSGSEERALLRSIDFARLPRHVAIIMDGNGRWAKLRRKRRVEGHRAGIASVRDVVETSARLGLQVLTLYAFSVENWKRPKTEVSTLMGLLKRYLRMELNTLLRNNIRFQVIGRMEDLPTDVQEELKRGIEETRERTGLLFNIALNYGGRAEITDAVQRLLVDVLANGRDPRRIDEAMLSSYLYTAGQPDPDLLIRTSGEMRISNFLLWQIAYAEIWVTDVLWPDFRRRHLLQAVADYQKRERRYGGIVPA
- a CDS encoding phosphatidate cytidylyltransferase yields the protein MTVFAANLVRRIGTALLVLPLLLAAFLLGPPLLGVSIVAAAVLLGALEFFRFLEGRGLPPLRGPGLLLTAVLFLEVARPGGVGAPLWPLAALLLLAFALLPGRDLAQTVPAAGGTLLGAVYLGGLGGTIAALRVLEPLGEGAWRIVLLLVVIMASDTLAFFGGHAMGRHRLAPLLSPAKTVEGAAAGLLGGVLGALAVRALGLPRLPIFHAVALGLGVSAMGVLGDLNESLLKRWAGVKDSGTLFPGHGGMLDRLDSLLFGAPVLYYYFLYVR
- a CDS encoding 1-deoxy-D-xylulose-5-phosphate reductoisomerase, which translates into the protein MKGLSILGSTGSVGTNVLRVVDAFPGRFRVVGLAAGSNVERLAEQVARYRPRVVSVASASASEALGRLVALDGTRVGVGEGGMVEVATHPEAQTVVASAVGAVGLLPTYRALEAGKDVALANKETLVIAGELMLALSRARGGRLLPIDSEHCALHQCLEGRRPEEVRRLILTASGGPFRDRPRETFDRITPAEALQHPTWSMGRKITIDSATLMNKGLEVIEAHWLFGVPAERVEVLIHPQSVVHSLAEFVDGTILAQLGVTDMRLPIQYALSYPERWEAAIPGLDFTKARRLDFDRPDCDRFPCLGLAYKALAAGGSACAVLNAANEVAVAAFLDGRIPFTSIPDSIQEVLEAHPPEPVNDLSDVLEADAWARDRAREALSRRDAARVIS
- the rseP gene encoding RIP metalloprotease RseP translates to MEILNTTLAFVLVLGIIIFVHEFGHLITAKAFGMRVFIFSFGFGRRLLGFKWGDTDCRLSLVPLGGYVKLEGEPEDHLSEDTRALGDGRDFTSRPRWQRFLVYLAGPTMNAVLTVGVLSTFYMIGFAVEASRFDRPILGAVEAGSPAAAAGLLPGDEILAIDGQPQATWEEAQYHILLRPERALVLRVRRGSEEREVTVRSTTEAETKVGSIGAHPLVRIGQVLKGQPAEGAGLRPEDAILKIGDKPIRSFSEIPPLVGASPGKPLAIEIWREGQILQFTITPRDEGSGPRIGIGPKTVVRKFGPLSAVREAVRWSWEMTRQTFDVMGRLVTAQISPKTMMGPLGIAKASGDAARGGPGSLLFLVAVISLQVGILNLFPLAPLDGGHLAILASEGLLRRDFSVTVKTWIMNAGALVIFLLIGLVLYSDLSKTALLGRFLP